TCTGCACTGAGGCTTTCCACATCCGCAATTGGGCGTCTCGGGCTCGGTGACACAGCAGGCCTGGGTCAGGCAGATGGCCACAGCAATCAGGACGAATAACTTAAGATTGAACATGATGATCGACTGAGAAAACTCGGAAACTGTTGAGTATACTCCCTCTGGTAGCTCGTTATATAGGCTACAAAATGGGTCAAAAGTTGTATTTGAGCAGATGGTGGTTTGGGTATTTCGGTTATTTTTGCTGATTA
This region of Drosophila miranda strain MSH22 chromosome 2, D.miranda_PacBio2.1, whole genome shotgun sequence genomic DNA includes:
- the LOC108154489 gene encoding chorion class high-cysteine HCB protein 13 yields the protein MFNLKLFVLIAVAICLTQACCVTEPETPNCGCGKPQCRSCGCGGVKTSGCGAKPCRNPCPSCGGSSCGCPK